The genomic stretch TTGGTTTATCAATCCCTGTGAAGACAGGGATGGTTAATTATCCTTGTAATTATCCTTGGTAGATGAAATTGATTGATGTGCATGTTCTTATATTTTTGCTGTTGTTAACCCTTTAAGAGTATATGAGGTTCAAAATGTGTGTTGAGCACAGTACCTGGATTAATTCAAAGTATCCATGAATCTGTGGATCCATTGACCAAGAAAATCTTGGTTAACCTGCAAATCAAGCATTATTAATCTGGTGAATACTCAACCTCAAAGTACAACTTTTAAACTAGCTTCTTAAAAGCTTGAATTGAAACCAATTCTTACCCAAACTTAAGTTGAAGAAATCTGAAACTGTTCTGCATGTTCTTTTGTGCTTAAAGTTTAAAAGTTCAGACACTTTGTATAGAGTTGTATCCAATTTTTTCTTCCTCTGTGCTTTCTGGTGGATGCATATTTGAGCCAACTATAGTTCCCCCAATTTAGCTGTCTCATCTATGGCTTAATCCTCCTGCTAAAGCAATGTGACCATTGTTGTAAGACACTCAATTGCTATatttgaattattagttgcCTCTGAATATAACAAATCTAAAGGAAACAACTATAAGAAGCCGCATGAGAGTTGGTTGGGTGCCCGCTGCATGTGATATCATCTTCTCCGTACAAAGGTATGTTTGTGGTTACTACTGGTGTATGATACAATTAATTGAAGACCAAAGCTGATCTTTATTGGCTTAGTGAAGGTAATGTCTTATTTAGAAGTAAGTGTTGTTCACCTTTGATCCGTCATCTGTTGACGTCATTCTTTCCAGCCTGAGTACCTGGATTAAAACCATGGTGGAACCTTGATTTTGTGAAACTGTAAGGTTTTGAGGGACGTAATTGAGGTGGTGTGTAGAAGAGCAACTAGGGATTTGGATTGACCTAAAATCTATTAGTTTAGACAGAAAAGAACATCAAAAAAAGATCATGAGACATCTCAAAAACATGAATTAACATAAATTCTACTTTTTGTGATGAATAAATCAACTGACTCAACAAACTTAAAACAATTTCAGATTCTGTCAGTCTTTAGATCTTATTTTGCTATAATCTGTTTGACTTGTATATACATCTATTGGGTGACCTCTTTATGTTATGCTCctgaagaaaattttcatttcacAGATTATCTAGTTCTCATAATTAATCCATCTACGTGTTTTTTGCTTATAGAATTTAACACACAAATTTGTCTATTtaatattttccttttatcaaactatttttctgatgaattgtagcatAACAGATAGAGCTCTGGAGTTGTCCAGTTTAAACTTAAGTGCTTCATTTTTGTTTGAGAATCCTAATGGGTGTTTTTTATATTCATTAAGACTGACAATATTTGCCAACTAATATCAGTGCTTGTTAATAGCTGAAGATTGCTTGATCTTAGCCCTAATTTTCAATGTGCATTTATCTGCAGCACTATATAAGGACAGGTATCTGCAAATTTGGATCAGCTTGTAGATATCATCACCCGCAGGATAGACATAATTCTGATCCACTCTTGTTGAACATTTGGGGGTTTCCTATGCGTAAGGTGCTTATTTACTTTTCTCATTCTGGTTCTTCCGCTTTACTTGTTATAGTGTTTAAGCAGCTTAGTTGCTTTTATACTTCTTCATATAGCTGATACAATTTCTCAGGATGAAAAGCCGTGTCCTTATTATATGCGAACTAGTACGTGCAAATTTGGAGTAATGTGCAAGTTTGACCATCCGCAGCCTGTATCTGCTGCTAACGGCTTACATGTCACAGGATCTACTGCCTATGGATCTACGACCTTAGCATTTATGACCTCATCTAGCATACCCTATGTAGGCGGAGTTTCAGATTTATCAATACCAAAGACAAATTCTATAATCAATCCATCTGTGCAAGGTTCCCAATCTTATATGCCTCTTTATCTATCACCTTTTCAGTGTTGGAGTACATACATGGTTAGTAAAAGTTTCCTGAGAAGAGGCCATGAATTTTCTAATTTATGGTGCTTGTAGACTTTCTATTAAGCTGATCTCTTGTCCATTTCATGCTGCTGATTCCATATTCTTGTGTGGCTATCAGGGAACCATGGGTGGCTCTTCTATTTTGGATGATCTTGCCGATCAAACTTTTGGTGGTCAGATACCTCTGTTGTCCTCATCATCTCACCAACCTGACAGACCTGATCAACCTGAATGCCATGATTTTGTCAATACTGGGAGCTGCAAATATGGAGCAGACTGTAAGTACTATCACCCAAGAAATAAGGTTGCTCCAACCACATCAAATTTGTTAGGGCCACTTGGTCTCCCTCTACGACCTGTAAGTATCGTTGCGTTCacaagcattttttttttaccttgaaACAGCACAGTTTTACCAGGAGCTATAGCATAACAGCATGAAAATGGGGAATAATGTCATATATAGTACAAATAAAAGAttaatgtgcaattgtatgaGTGCTGCTACTCCTAAGATAATTTGTGAACACTTAAATTGAAATACAAAGGAAGTTCCGTAGGTTTGTGTGCTGCTTCATGTATAATGATTTGAGTCGCGATCTGTATGCCGAGCAGTAGCATCTGTATATGTAAAACTTTTTGAGTGTATGTAGCTTAAGCATGACAGAAATGCAGATTTAATTGTCTCTATGCCTTTACAATCTCTTAATGGTATGGTAGTTAGCTTATTCTCATTTTGAGCAGCTTTGTTAGCTTTAACCTTACAAGTGCAGGTTCTACCCAtttcattttatatattttcttttcataGTTAAATATAATTCAGAGGAAGTTATGATGACAGAATTT from Coffea eugenioides isolate CCC68of chromosome 8, Ceug_1.0, whole genome shotgun sequence encodes the following:
- the LOC113779123 gene encoding zinc finger CCCH domain-containing protein ZFN-like, with amino-acid sequence MCIYLQHYIRTGICKFGSACRYHHPQDRHNSDPLLLNIWGFPMRKDEKPCPYYMRTSTCKFGVMCKFDHPQPVSAANGLHVTGSTAYGSTTLAFMTSSSIPYVGGVSDLSIPKTNSIINPSVQGSQSYMPLYLSPFQCWSTYMGTMGGSSILDDLADQTFGGQIPLLSSSSHQPDRPDQPECHDFVNTGSCKYGADCKYYHPRNKVAPTTSNLLGPLGLPLRPGQAVCSYYAMHGLCRYGPTCKYDHPLAGYVGVPSLVFNTSVLPYQWNSPTVPSTETSPSMSSKLPDLSRSSEVTMQKGQNSNTEKLLHIGAPPSTSQRPLEVQQDESD